A stretch of Aureispira sp. CCB-E DNA encodes these proteins:
- a CDS encoding glycosyltransferase has product MDVFFIMWYSIAILQLGYWGIVFQRLVWYRPLQNHTICSFPGVSIIICARNEAANLQKNLESILLQDYPIFEVIVVNDDSSDESLDVLRAYEGQFTHLKVVHLRNKQRQGKKEALTKGIAQAKYPWILLTDADCKAASSNWIRQMYQQAEASKSAIVLGYGPYTRAKTWLNRWVQFETIYVAIQYLSFALWKIPYMGVGRNLMYQKSLFIQENGFERHQHIASGDDDLFINAVANNHNTAICLHEDSFMYSNPPNSWKALYRQKQRHYSTSTTYKFKHKILLGLLSVSHFCFYLGLCIFIITNNWTNSIVGIILLRTLLMHLVFGKYLRKVKQRSFLKYVLILDALLPIYYIIFASSLMGQQNKTWK; this is encoded by the coding sequence ATGGATGTTTTTTTTATAATGTGGTATAGTATCGCTATCCTTCAATTAGGCTATTGGGGGATTGTTTTTCAACGATTAGTTTGGTATCGCCCCTTGCAAAATCATACCATTTGTTCGTTTCCAGGAGTATCCATTATAATTTGTGCTAGAAACGAAGCTGCAAATCTACAAAAAAACTTAGAATCTATACTACTGCAAGATTATCCAATATTTGAAGTTATTGTTGTTAACGACGACTCTAGTGATGAAAGCTTAGATGTATTAAGAGCCTACGAAGGACAATTTACACATTTAAAAGTGGTACATCTACGTAATAAGCAACGTCAAGGAAAGAAAGAAGCCTTAACAAAAGGTATTGCTCAAGCGAAGTACCCTTGGATTTTGCTAACAGACGCAGATTGTAAGGCAGCTTCTAGCAATTGGATACGACAAATGTATCAACAAGCAGAAGCGTCAAAAAGTGCTATTGTGTTAGGATATGGTCCCTACACACGTGCCAAAACTTGGTTAAATCGTTGGGTGCAATTTGAAACAATCTATGTTGCCATTCAGTATCTCTCTTTTGCCTTGTGGAAAATTCCTTATATGGGAGTGGGGCGAAATTTGATGTATCAGAAGTCTCTTTTTATACAAGAAAATGGATTTGAACGGCATCAGCACATTGCTTCGGGAGATGATGATTTGTTTATCAATGCGGTTGCGAATAATCACAACACAGCTATTTGCTTGCATGAAGATAGTTTTATGTATTCGAATCCTCCTAACTCATGGAAGGCTTTGTATCGACAAAAACAGCGACATTACTCGACTAGTACGACTTACAAATTCAAACATAAAATATTACTCGGATTACTTTCTGTTTCTCATTTTTGTTTTTATCTAGGATTGTGTATCTTTATTATAACAAATAATTGGACGAACTCAATAGTAGGAATCATTTTATTAAGAACTTTATTGATGCATCTCGTGTTTGGGAAATATCTAAGGAAAGTCAAACAACGATCGTTTTTGAAGTATGTTTTGATCTTAGATGCCTTACTTCCTATATATTATATTATTTTTGCTTCGTCTTTGATGGGGCAGCAAAACAAAACTTGGAAATAG
- a CDS encoding TerC family protein: MDFTAILELFSTSQAWISLGMLTLMEIVLGIDNIIFISIVANKLPQQQQPKARNIGLFLAMLLRIVLLFGITIIIAMQDPLWEPHIWGMHAKVTGQSLILMFGGLFLLYKSVSEIHHKLEGVNEENTGDHNPKNTLGSIILQICLLNIVFSFDSILTAVGLTQDVARTPMASDPTRFYDPLSIMILGVVISMIIMMAFAGPIGRFVNKHPSIQVLGLSFLILIGFMLVVEGAHSAHLMPSNVEVPKGYMYFAIFFSLTVELLNIKVRQQGKPVQLKGALEEAKERDLYNLDTTNDTTVEVTVVQDNEMEND; encoded by the coding sequence ATGGATTTCACAGCAATTTTAGAATTATTCAGTACCAGTCAAGCATGGATTTCTTTAGGTATGCTAACGTTAATGGAGATCGTTTTGGGTATTGATAATATTATTTTTATTTCTATCGTTGCGAACAAACTCCCTCAACAACAACAACCCAAAGCTCGTAATATTGGTTTGTTTTTAGCAATGTTATTGAGAATTGTTTTACTTTTTGGAATAACGATTATCATTGCTATGCAAGATCCCTTATGGGAGCCACATATTTGGGGCATGCATGCAAAAGTGACGGGGCAAAGTCTAATCTTGATGTTTGGAGGTTTGTTTTTATTGTACAAGTCCGTCTCTGAAATTCATCATAAATTAGAGGGTGTTAATGAAGAAAACACAGGAGATCACAACCCTAAAAACACATTAGGCAGTATCATTCTTCAAATCTGCTTGTTAAATATTGTCTTCTCATTTGATTCCATTTTGACAGCCGTCGGACTCACACAAGATGTCGCGCGAACACCAATGGCTTCTGACCCTACTCGTTTCTATGACCCATTGTCTATTATGATCTTAGGGGTGGTAATTTCCATGATTATCATGATGGCTTTTGCAGGACCAATTGGTCGTTTTGTCAACAAGCACCCTTCTATTCAAGTACTAGGACTCTCCTTTTTAATTTTGATTGGATTTATGTTGGTTGTAGAAGGTGCTCATAGCGCTCACCTAATGCCAAGCAATGTAGAAGTCCCCAAAGGGTATATGTATTTTGCTATTTTCTTTTCCTTAACAGTAGAATTGCTAAACATCAAAGTCCGCCAACAAGGAAAACCAGTGCAACTAAAGGGAGCATTGGAAGAAGCCAAAGAAAGAGATTTATACAATTTGGATACGACCAATGACACGACAGTAGAAGTAACTGTTGTTCAAGATAATGAAATGGAAAATGACTAA
- a CDS encoding mechanosensitive ion channel family protein — translation MNTYLLLADFDLMAFLQGESFINALKSLGLAILVWIVGTIVINQVVKVITNAMQRAKMDASLRPFLISMIGTLLKVLLMLAVASTLGMEVTSFVAILSAAAFAVGMALQGGLANFAGGVMILVFKPFKIGDVIISQGFTGKVREIQIFNTILVTPDNQVIILPNGPVSNGPIQNITMEPTRRVDMTFGIGYGDDIQKAKEVIDQVLKSCPHITDHSKTAVFVSSLGDSSVNFAVRPWAATADYWAVHSYMQENIKLEFDRNNIGIPYPTMDVNVLKQDEN, via the coding sequence ATGAATACATATTTATTATTAGCAGACTTTGATTTAATGGCTTTTTTGCAAGGAGAAAGCTTTATTAATGCATTAAAATCGTTGGGCTTAGCTATTCTGGTTTGGATTGTTGGTACGATTGTTATCAACCAAGTTGTAAAAGTAATCACGAATGCTATGCAAAGAGCTAAAATGGATGCTTCTCTACGCCCATTTTTAATATCAATGATTGGTACATTGCTCAAAGTCCTATTGATGCTGGCGGTTGCAAGTACATTGGGGATGGAAGTGACATCTTTTGTAGCTATTTTAAGTGCCGCTGCTTTTGCAGTAGGAATGGCTTTACAAGGTGGTTTGGCTAATTTTGCAGGAGGAGTAATGATTTTGGTTTTCAAGCCATTTAAAATTGGTGATGTCATTATTTCGCAAGGCTTCACAGGAAAAGTGAGAGAAATTCAAATCTTTAATACCATTTTAGTAACTCCAGATAATCAAGTTATTATTTTGCCTAATGGTCCTGTTTCTAATGGACCTATTCAAAATATAACTATGGAACCAACTCGTCGAGTAGACATGACGTTTGGAATTGGATATGGAGATGACATTCAAAAAGCAAAAGAAGTAATTGACCAAGTCTTAAAAAGTTGTCCACATATTACTGATCATTCTAAGACGGCTGTGTTTGTATCAAGTTTGGGCGATAGCTCTGTTAATTTTGCCGTTCGTCCTTGGGCAGCTACAGCTGATTATTGGGCAGTACATTCTTATATGCAAGAGAATATTAAGTTAGAATTTGATCGAAATAATATAGGAATACCTTATCCAACCATGGATGTTAATGTATTAAAACAAGACGAGAACTAG
- the tgt gene encoding tRNA guanosine(34) transglycosylase Tgt, translating to MKFDLEANDVNSSARAGCLHTAHGDIQTPIFMPVGTVATVKGVHQHELTNDINAQIILGNTYHLYLRPGTDILEQAGGLHKFNGWDKPILTDSGGYQVFSLAHRRKIKEEGATFASHIDGSKHLFTPENVMDIQRKIGADIIMAFDECTPYPCEYKYAKRSMHMTHRWLKRCWTRFNETDPLYGYEQALFPIVQGSVYKDLRKQSAETIANYDSVGNAIGGLSVGEPHEDLYEMTDLVCSILPKEKPRYLMGVGTPANLLECIALGVDMFDCVLPTRNARHALIYTKEGAMNMKNAKWKADFSPLDPDAPNPTSRFYTKAYVRHLFASGELLGPQIASIHNLAFYLWLVGEARKHIIAGDFTAWKNEMVPKLSRRL from the coding sequence ATGAAATTTGATTTAGAGGCCAATGATGTCAATTCGAGTGCAAGAGCAGGCTGTTTGCATACCGCTCATGGGGATATCCAAACGCCTATTTTTATGCCTGTAGGAACCGTTGCTACTGTAAAAGGTGTTCACCAACACGAATTGACCAATGACATCAACGCTCAAATCATATTGGGCAATACCTATCACTTATACTTGCGCCCAGGAACAGATATTTTGGAGCAGGCAGGTGGCTTACATAAATTTAATGGTTGGGACAAACCCATCTTAACAGATAGTGGAGGATATCAGGTTTTTTCATTGGCTCACCGCCGAAAAATAAAAGAAGAAGGGGCAACTTTTGCTTCCCATATTGATGGATCGAAGCACTTGTTTACTCCTGAAAATGTGATGGATATTCAGCGCAAAATTGGAGCAGATATTATCATGGCGTTTGACGAATGTACACCTTATCCTTGTGAGTACAAATACGCCAAACGCTCCATGCACATGACTCATCGTTGGTTAAAACGTTGTTGGACAAGGTTCAATGAAACAGATCCCTTGTATGGTTATGAACAAGCGCTCTTTCCTATTGTACAGGGTTCTGTATACAAAGATTTGCGCAAACAATCGGCAGAAACTATTGCCAACTATGATAGTGTTGGTAATGCAATTGGGGGATTATCTGTTGGAGAGCCTCACGAAGATTTGTATGAGATGACCGATTTAGTTTGTAGTATTTTGCCCAAAGAAAAACCTCGTTATTTGATGGGTGTTGGCACACCTGCCAATTTATTGGAGTGTATTGCGTTGGGAGTAGATATGTTTGACTGTGTATTGCCCACTCGAAATGCTCGTCATGCACTTATTTACACCAAAGAGGGGGCTATGAATATGAAAAATGCCAAATGGAAAGCAGATTTTTCTCCATTAGATCCTGATGCTCCTAATCCAACCTCTCGCTTTTATACCAAAGCCTATGTACGACACTTATTTGCTTCGGGAGAATTGTTAGGACCACAAATTGCCTCTATTCACAACCTAGCTTTTTATCTTTGGTTGGTTGGTGAAGCTCGCAAGCATATTATAGCAGGCGACTTTACTGCTTGGAAAAATGAAATGGTTCCTAAATTAAGTCGTCGTTTGTAG
- a CDS encoding mechanosensitive ion channel family protein has protein sequence MNAFLFLADTDFDIIAFLQGESFLDALKSLGLAIVVWIVGSIVINKVVDIIRASMKKANFDVSLRPFLVSMINVLLKVLLMLAVASTLGMEVTSFVAILSAAAFAIGMALQGGLGNFAGGVMILLFKPFKVGDLLTAQGFTGTVKEIQIFNTILLTLDNEVIIIPNGPLSNGTMTNHSMQGKRGVAFTFGISYDADIDTAKRVIMEVAATCEHVIDLDKSGVVVAELGDSSVNLAVRLWTDPNNWWDVFFYMNEHVKKAFDKNNIGIPYPTMDVNITK, from the coding sequence ATGAATGCATTTTTATTTTTGGCTGATACCGATTTTGATATCATTGCCTTTTTGCAAGGAGAGAGTTTTTTGGATGCGCTTAAATCTTTGGGATTAGCAATTGTCGTTTGGATTGTAGGATCTATCGTTATTAATAAGGTGGTAGATATTATCAGAGCGAGCATGAAGAAAGCAAATTTTGATGTCTCCTTACGCCCTTTCTTAGTATCCATGATTAATGTACTACTGAAAGTCTTATTAATGTTGGCGGTTGCGAGTACATTGGGAATGGAAGTTACATCGTTTGTTGCCATTTTGAGTGCTGCTGCATTTGCCATTGGTATGGCGTTGCAGGGAGGTTTGGGTAACTTTGCAGGAGGAGTAATGATTTTGCTATTTAAGCCTTTCAAGGTTGGTGATTTGTTAACAGCACAAGGTTTTACAGGAACCGTAAAAGAAATTCAAATCTTTAATACAATTCTGTTAACCTTAGATAATGAAGTGATTATTATTCCTAATGGTCCATTATCTAATGGAACTATGACCAATCATTCTATGCAAGGAAAGCGAGGCGTAGCATTTACATTTGGAATTAGCTATGATGCAGATATTGATACTGCCAAAAGAGTCATCATGGAAGTTGCAGCAACTTGTGAGCATGTTATTGACTTGGATAAATCAGGCGTTGTCGTAGCAGAGTTAGGAGATAGTTCTGTGAATTTAGCAGTGCGTCTTTGGACAGATCCTAACAATTGGTGGGATGTTTTCTTTTACATGAATGAGCATGTTAAGAAGGCATTTGATAAAAATAATATAGGAATACCTTACCCAACTATGGATGTTAATATAACTAAGTAA
- a CDS encoding SMP-30/gluconolactonase/LRE family protein, with protein sequence MTVKRITKYLVVTVLLVFIVSTTIKSTRIDPIAWVPPQKPKLEGVLKTNELLQKTEWIDLKGWYGPEDIAIDKAGNLYCGVHKKNDFNQGAIVKIDKNGTLSVFCDTEKWVAGLHFDAEGNLIACDQKRGLISVDPKGTITVLAQEDEYGRSFLIPNDVDIANDGKIYFSSTSSKYSFSMSNALKIVLEARPDGGLFCYDPRTKAVETLIDSSFFGNGVAVSKNDEFVLMVDLTKYRVLRYWLKGSKKGTIDTFIDNLPGLPNGISRRADGSFWLGFSSCRNDDLDNLQPSVWLKKLVFGLPDFMKPAMQAYGIVMHLSPTGEILKTYYDTSGKRVPEASSIEEQDGVLYLGGDLIDHIGKYTL encoded by the coding sequence ATGACAGTTAAAAGGATAACAAAGTACCTAGTTGTAACCGTATTATTAGTTTTTATTGTATCAACTACCATTAAATCGACTCGTATTGATCCTATTGCTTGGGTGCCTCCGCAAAAACCAAAATTAGAAGGCGTTTTAAAAACCAATGAATTATTACAAAAAACAGAATGGATTGATTTAAAGGGATGGTACGGTCCCGAAGATATTGCGATTGATAAAGCAGGTAATTTGTATTGTGGGGTGCACAAAAAAAATGATTTTAACCAAGGAGCTATTGTCAAAATTGATAAAAATGGAACCCTTTCTGTTTTTTGCGATACCGAAAAATGGGTGGCAGGTTTGCATTTTGATGCCGAAGGAAATTTGATTGCGTGCGATCAAAAAAGAGGATTAATTTCTGTTGATCCTAAAGGAACAATTACGGTATTGGCTCAAGAAGATGAGTATGGTCGCTCGTTCTTAATTCCCAATGATGTTGATATTGCTAATGATGGGAAAATTTATTTTTCTAGCACTTCTTCTAAATATTCCTTTAGTATGTCAAATGCACTTAAAATCGTTTTAGAGGCACGCCCAGATGGTGGTTTATTTTGTTATGACCCAAGAACAAAGGCTGTTGAAACGCTGATTGATAGTTCTTTTTTTGGTAATGGCGTAGCTGTTTCTAAAAATGATGAATTTGTCTTGATGGTAGATTTGACAAAATATAGGGTATTGCGTTATTGGTTAAAAGGTTCTAAAAAAGGAACAATAGATACCTTTATTGACAATTTACCTGGTTTGCCCAATGGCATTTCTAGAAGAGCAGACGGTAGTTTCTGGTTGGGTTTTAGCTCTTGCCGAAATGATGATTTAGACAATTTGCAGCCTAGTGTTTGGTTGAAAAAACTTGTTTTTGGCTTGCCCGACTTTATGAAACCAGCTATGCAGGCTTATGGCATTGTGATGCATTTAAGCCCTACGGGAGAAATATTAAAAACCTATTACGATACTTCTGGCAAACGAGTACCTGAAGCAAGCTCTATTGAAGAACAAGATGGTGTGCTTTATTTGGGTGGAGATTTGATTGACCACATAGGCAAGTATACATTATAA
- a CDS encoding RNA polymerase sigma factor has protein sequence MERIKNKSDEDLMRHVQEGAEWAFNELYQRYSQRILYFMYKMLRQDEAKAQDLLQDVFLKIVETPEKFDVTRNFKTWIFTVAANSCKNYFRAQKGGFLELEKAPKLTTTQASVELNTGIFQAQLNVALDELAYVYKEAFVLKYREGLSLQEIALVMNCPLGTVKSRLSSATKLLGKRLAPFRASLLTKD, from the coding sequence ATGGAAAGAATAAAAAACAAATCGGACGAGGATTTAATGCGACATGTTCAAGAAGGGGCAGAATGGGCGTTTAATGAACTGTATCAGCGATACAGTCAGCGAATTTTGTATTTTATGTACAAGATGTTGCGGCAAGATGAGGCAAAAGCACAGGACTTATTGCAAGATGTGTTCTTAAAAATAGTGGAAACTCCCGAAAAATTTGATGTAACACGAAATTTTAAAACTTGGATTTTTACTGTAGCTGCGAATAGTTGTAAGAATTATTTTAGAGCGCAAAAAGGAGGCTTTTTAGAGTTAGAAAAGGCACCCAAATTGACAACGACTCAAGCGTCTGTGGAGTTGAATACGGGAATTTTTCAAGCGCAATTAAACGTAGCATTAGACGAGTTGGCTTATGTATACAAAGAAGCGTTTGTTTTAAAATACAGAGAAGGCTTGAGTCTTCAAGAAATTGCACTGGTGATGAATTGTCCTTTGGGGACGGTTAAATCTAGATTGAGTAGTGCCACAAAATTATTAGGAAAGAGATTGGCTCCATTTAGAGCAAGCCTTTTGACAAAAGATTAA
- a CDS encoding Crp/Fnr family transcriptional regulator, which translates to MEYIKDLLTTHLNISEQEWATFQRYLVYKEFNAKSLVVREEMVAQHIYFIDSGLMRSYYLEDGKEINTYFACDGALMTVFSSFLRQQPSLECLEAVENCATYSLSYEALYQLYEQFPNFERFGRILAEQNYLCILDRTMLMQTKTAKQRYLDFIETSHPKIIQGIPLYQIASFLGIAPESLSRIRREIVRS; encoded by the coding sequence ATGGAATATATAAAAGATTTATTGACAACACATTTGAATATATCAGAGCAGGAATGGGCAACTTTTCAGCGTTACTTGGTTTATAAAGAATTTAATGCAAAGTCTTTGGTTGTGCGAGAGGAAATGGTTGCACAACACATTTATTTTATAGACTCTGGATTGATGCGTTCTTATTACTTGGAAGACGGTAAAGAAATTAATACTTATTTTGCCTGTGATGGTGCGTTAATGACGGTATTTTCTAGTTTCTTGCGACAACAACCGTCTTTGGAATGTTTAGAAGCGGTCGAAAATTGTGCAACTTATAGTTTGTCTTATGAAGCTTTATATCAATTGTATGAGCAATTTCCTAATTTTGAACGATTTGGGCGTATTTTGGCAGAGCAAAACTATCTTTGCATCTTGGATAGAACAATGTTGATGCAAACAAAAACGGCCAAACAACGCTATCTAGATTTTATAGAAACAAGCCATCCCAAAATTATCCAAGGCATTCCATTGTATCAAATTGCTAGTTTTTTAGGTATTGCTCCTGAGTCATTGAGCAGAATTCGCAGGGAAATTGTTCGTTCCTAA
- the metK gene encoding methionine adenosyltransferase, with protein sequence MPYFFTSESVSEGHPDKVADQISDAIIDAFLAQDPLSKVACETFVTTGQVVVGGEVRSKAYVDVQKVVRDTIRKIGYTKSEYQFDANSCGVLSAIHEQSADIAQGVDVGKSEDEQGAGDQGMMFGYATDETDNYMPLALDLSHRLLRELAKLRREGKQIPYLRPDAKSQVTIEYGDDHQPIRVNTIVLSTQHDDFADDTEMLAKIKEDIINILIPNVVAQLPARVQALFDDNIIYHINPTGKFVIGGPHGDTGLTGRKIIVDTYGGKGAHGGGAFSGKDSSKVDRSAAYATRHIAKNIVAAGLAKQCLVQVAYAIGVAEPVGLFVDTYGTAQVDMNDGEIAAKIAKLWDLRPAAIVRNLGLRNPIYSETAAYGHMGRTPGLVTVNGKEYETFTWEKLDRVDEVKATFGLLENTNA encoded by the coding sequence ATGCCATATTTTTTTACGTCCGAATCAGTTTCGGAAGGACACCCAGACAAAGTAGCTGACCAAATTTCAGATGCTATTATTGACGCTTTTTTAGCTCAAGACCCATTATCAAAAGTAGCTTGTGAAACATTTGTCACTACAGGTCAGGTGGTTGTAGGTGGTGAAGTTCGCTCTAAGGCTTATGTTGATGTACAAAAAGTTGTACGCGATACAATCCGTAAAATCGGATATACAAAATCAGAATACCAATTTGACGCAAATTCATGTGGAGTACTTTCTGCTATCCATGAGCAATCTGCAGATATAGCTCAAGGAGTAGATGTTGGAAAATCAGAAGACGAGCAAGGAGCTGGTGACCAAGGAATGATGTTTGGTTATGCAACAGATGAGACCGATAATTATATGCCTTTGGCATTAGATTTATCGCATAGATTATTAAGAGAGTTGGCAAAATTGCGTAGAGAAGGGAAGCAAATTCCTTACTTGCGTCCAGATGCTAAATCTCAAGTAACAATTGAGTATGGTGACGATCACCAACCAATACGTGTTAACACAATTGTATTGTCTACTCAACACGATGATTTTGCAGATGATACAGAGATGTTGGCAAAAATCAAAGAAGACATTATCAATATATTGATTCCTAATGTTGTGGCTCAACTACCTGCACGTGTACAAGCTTTGTTTGACGACAATATTATTTACCATATCAATCCTACTGGTAAGTTCGTTATTGGTGGACCACACGGTGATACTGGTTTGACAGGACGTAAAATTATTGTAGATACTTACGGTGGTAAAGGTGCTCACGGTGGTGGTGCTTTTTCTGGTAAAGATTCTTCAAAAGTAGACCGTTCTGCTGCTTATGCTACTCGTCATATTGCTAAAAATATTGTTGCTGCTGGTTTGGCTAAACAATGTTTGGTACAAGTAGCATATGCAATTGGTGTTGCAGAGCCTGTAGGTTTGTTTGTTGATACTTATGGTACGGCTCAAGTTGATATGAATGATGGAGAAATTGCTGCAAAAATTGCAAAATTATGGGACTTGCGTCCAGCAGCAATCGTTCGCAACTTGGGATTAAGAAATCCTATCTATTCTGAAACAGCTGCGTATGGTCACATGGGACGTACACCAGGTTTGGTTACTGTAAATGGTAAAGAGTACGAAACATTTACTTGGGAAAAATTGGATCGAGTAGACGAAGTAAAAGCTACTTTTGGGTTGTTAGAGAACACCAACGCTTAA
- a CDS encoding RNA polymerase sigma factor has protein sequence MNKNLSDRALEDFELVRKAVEGNNQLAYAELMERYRDSIYHTMFKMVHNHDDAEDLTIEAFGKAFRKLATYTPNYAFSTWLFKIATNNGIDFLRKKRLKLLSIDDTLEKDGEQDFSNNLKSTALDPEERYIRQQRKLIMRDLLNKLSDKYRVMIELRFFEELSYQEISEQLDLPIGTVKAQLFRAKELLYDILSKSKAGNSL, from the coding sequence ATGAATAAAAACTTATCAGATAGAGCATTAGAAGATTTTGAATTGGTTCGCAAGGCCGTAGAGGGGAATAATCAATTGGCTTATGCAGAGTTAATGGAACGTTATCGAGATTCGATTTATCATACGATGTTTAAGATGGTACACAATCACGATGATGCAGAGGATTTGACCATAGAGGCTTTTGGGAAGGCATTTAGAAAATTAGCTACTTATACACCCAATTATGCTTTTAGTACTTGGTTGTTTAAGATTGCGACCAATAATGGTATTGATTTTTTGCGTAAAAAACGCTTAAAATTATTATCCATAGACGATACTTTAGAAAAGGATGGCGAGCAAGATTTTTCTAATAACCTAAAGTCAACGGCTTTAGATCCAGAAGAACGCTACATTCGCCAACAGCGTAAATTAATTATGCGCGATTTATTGAATAAGTTGAGTGATAAATATCGAGTGATGATTGAACTACGATTTTTTGAAGAGCTTTCTTATCAAGAAATATCTGAGCAGCTTGATTTGCCTATTGGAACTGTAAAAGCACAACTATTTCGTGCCAAAGAGTTGCTTTACGATATCTTGAGCAAAAGCAAGGCAGGGAACTCGTTGTAA